A region of uncultured Carboxylicivirga sp. DNA encodes the following proteins:
- a CDS encoding M14 family zinc carboxypeptidase produces the protein MQKHVGFFLAGLMLLSIPFTIKAQKEEHFKSYHKTSEIITLLKNIKEQSNGKVKLHNIAVSPGNNQLTVIEVGADLKNVPAVFVAANMQGVNPLSTEGAMYLTEYLTAHKELNKELKWYILPIGNPDASQNFFAKSKIKSAKNAFAVNDDMDEQTNEDGVEDLNGDGFITMMRVKKPDGNYSISKTDSLLMTKDEEGDGGWTLYSEGTDNDGDGLFNEDGLGGINPGINFPHAFKYFDKISGLWPGYASETYGIMKFIYDHPEINMCITLGESSLLTNVPEPGKGGFDPEKVKLNSRIARISGLSPQQTYSVKEVVKAISEAHPEYDIEESDVVGMLMEKALTDFQKQDLSFYKELSKKYLANLKKQEYQTKRIKPEDPMNGSIELWAYFQLGVPSLSVNLWTPEIKSDTTKTKKEKAEATKKAKPGKEEQLLEYYKSTNQKAFVDWQVYNHPQLGEVEIGGVIPFMDNTPVQDSIASILAKQIPALASIGSELPSFKFVDTKLTPLGGGVYRLETYLENTGNLPYPTYMGQINQQPAPLMVTLKGDGLSIIEGKERVRVKSVQSHQAQKLVWVIKAGKSDVLKLATSCPAIVNVEQEVKIEK, from the coding sequence ATGCAAAAACATGTTGGCTTCTTCCTGGCCGGCCTAATGCTTTTATCAATTCCTTTTACAATAAAAGCACAGAAGGAAGAACACTTTAAGTCTTATCATAAGACGAGTGAAATCATAACCTTACTTAAAAATATTAAAGAACAATCCAATGGAAAGGTAAAACTTCATAACATTGCTGTTAGTCCGGGAAATAATCAATTGACAGTAATTGAGGTTGGTGCTGATCTTAAAAATGTACCGGCAGTTTTTGTAGCTGCCAATATGCAAGGTGTAAATCCTCTATCGACCGAAGGAGCCATGTACCTTACTGAGTATCTAACGGCACACAAAGAACTTAATAAAGAATTAAAATGGTACATTCTTCCTATTGGTAATCCGGATGCTTCCCAGAATTTTTTTGCCAAATCGAAAATCAAATCGGCTAAAAATGCTTTTGCAGTCAACGATGATATGGATGAGCAAACCAACGAAGACGGAGTGGAAGATTTGAATGGCGATGGCTTTATTACCATGATGCGAGTTAAGAAACCTGATGGAAATTATTCAATTTCAAAAACCGATTCACTTTTGATGACAAAAGATGAAGAAGGGGATGGTGGATGGACATTGTATTCTGAAGGTACCGACAATGATGGCGACGGCTTATTTAATGAAGATGGACTGGGAGGAATTAATCCGGGGATAAACTTTCCACATGCCTTTAAATATTTCGATAAAATTTCAGGACTATGGCCGGGTTATGCAAGTGAGACATATGGAATCATGAAGTTTATTTACGATCATCCGGAGATTAACATGTGTATCACTTTGGGAGAATCTTCTTTACTTACCAATGTGCCCGAGCCCGGTAAAGGTGGATTTGATCCTGAGAAAGTAAAGTTAAATAGCCGCATTGCCCGCATATCAGGTCTATCGCCTCAACAAACCTATTCGGTGAAAGAGGTTGTGAAGGCCATTAGTGAAGCACATCCTGAATACGACATTGAGGAGTCAGATGTAGTTGGAATGCTAATGGAGAAGGCCCTGACTGATTTTCAGAAACAAGATCTTTCGTTTTATAAAGAACTATCAAAAAAATATCTGGCAAACCTTAAAAAGCAAGAATATCAGACTAAAAGGATCAAACCGGAAGATCCGATGAATGGTTCTATTGAGTTGTGGGCCTATTTCCAATTGGGAGTACCATCCTTAAGTGTTAATCTGTGGACTCCGGAAATAAAAAGCGACACCACGAAAACTAAAAAAGAAAAGGCTGAAGCAACTAAAAAAGCAAAGCCAGGCAAAGAAGAGCAACTATTGGAATATTATAAAAGTACAAATCAGAAAGCATTTGTAGATTGGCAGGTTTATAATCATCCACAGTTGGGCGAAGTTGAAATTGGAGGTGTGATTCCGTTTATGGATAATACACCTGTTCAGGATAGTATCGCTTCAATACTTGCCAAACAAATACCGGCTCTTGCCAGCATTGGTAGTGAGCTTCCTTCATTTAAATTTGTTGACACAAAACTTACCCCATTGGGTGGTGGAGTCTACCGATTGGAGACTTATCTTGAAAATACCGGAAACCTGCCATATCCTACCTATATGGGACAAATCAATCAGCAACCGGCACCATTGATGGTCACTCTTAAAGGCGATGGATTATCTATCATTGAAGGAAAAGAAAGAGTGAGGGTAAAATCCGTTCAAAGTCACCAGGCACAAAAATTAGTTTGGGTGATCAAGGCCGGTAAGTCTGACGTATTGAAGTTGGCAACAAGTTGTCCTGCAATTGTAAATGTTGAACAAGAAGTTAAAATCGAAAAATAA
- the glgP gene encoding alpha-glucan family phosphorylase, translated as MISSFLKPDYIFETSWEVCNKMGGIHTVLATKAQTLVQEFQDKVIYIGPDVWRGTPTNPEFLEENSLFPDWKDELQQAGITVRIGRWNIVGRPIVVLVDFTSFMQMKDDILAKYWEWFAVDSISGQWDYIESVLFGYASGKVIESFYRYFLIMNDKVIAHYHEWMTGSGALYLNKALPQVGTIFTTHATVVGRSLAGNGYAFYDSLTEFDGDTKAQDLHIVAKHSMEKKTAVNVDCFTTVSDITARECKQFLTREVNVVTPNGFEEDFVPKGEAFDQKRTIARNKLKEVAEALLGYELSADAMFIANSGRYEFKNKGIDVFMDTLQKLNEPQALDREVVAFVLIPANTYGPRKDLIEKLESKDKNHLLDNPFLTHGLNDLGYDPIINKIQDTHLNNEQGDKVKLIFVPSYLKGDDGIFNMPYYDLLIGMDLTVFPSYYEPWGYTPVESLAFQIPTITTDLAGFGLYASKLSKSITEGVAVLHRDDSNHYEIVNATAEVIKQYAKLGSDEVAVSRSKANDIADSVAWDALIKHYYNAFDIALKAVESRKDSISPLQKDARIRTKPQPSSQPKWKKIIVKSKLPESLAPLQELSHNLWWSWNYQATELYEEIDGELWVEVKKNPMLLLEKVPYDRLSTLAKDEQYVKKVSKVYSMFKNYMERPYCGSPSISYFSMEYGINDILKIYSGGLGVLAGDYLKEASDCAVNMVAVGLLYRYGYFKQALSLSGEQMALYDAQEFSSLPLDEVRKSDGSLVEVALNMPGRTVYAKVWKAMVGRIPLYLLDTDVAKNNQQDKDITHSLYGGDWENRLKQEILLGMGGMRMLNELGINNQVYHCNEGHAALINIQRMIDLIESKFTYNEAMELVRASSLFTTHTPVPAGHDKFDEDLLRVYMRHIPEKLNVSWDDFMDLGRENPGDKGEKFSMSNLAAKTSQEMNGVSWLHGEVSKDMFQNLWKGFYPQELHIGYVTNGVHYGTWTAKDMRVFYETQFDDDFMTDLANKKYWEHIQSLSDGKIWSIRKVLKKKLIDYIKDRTYENLSTTHSDPSTIYEVMEKLNENSLTIGFARRFATYKRAHLLFTDTERLARIVNNPDRPVQFIFSGKAHPADGGGQSLIKHIVEISRRPEFIGKIVFLENYDMDMAKRLVSGVDVWLNTPTRPLEASGTSGQKAEMNGVLNFSVLDGWWYEGYRENAGWALTDKRTYENQNYQDELDAAVIYSILENELIPAYYEQDENGISAKWMQYVKNSISSIAPDYTTKRMMDDYRSRFYDPMGKRLKTLAEDDYKIARELAAWKRKVLLNWDHVDVLEIDLPDIGRQELGIGEEYSIHVAIDLKQLYGIDVGLEMVVVDGNDDASSKSVHTHAFDLVKEEGTKIHYQLRHTLNLPGVFKFGIRMFPTHEHLPHRQDFSIMRWL; from the coding sequence ATGATTAGTAGCTTTTTAAAGCCCGACTATATTTTTGAAACAAGTTGGGAAGTGTGCAATAAAATGGGCGGCATACATACGGTATTAGCCACCAAAGCACAAACGTTGGTGCAGGAGTTTCAGGACAAAGTCATTTATATTGGTCCTGATGTTTGGAGGGGTACACCTACCAACCCTGAATTTTTAGAGGAAAACAGCCTTTTTCCGGATTGGAAAGATGAGCTACAACAGGCAGGAATTACAGTTAGAATAGGGAGATGGAATATTGTTGGAAGACCAATAGTAGTTTTAGTTGACTTCACCTCTTTCATGCAAATGAAAGATGATATACTGGCAAAGTATTGGGAATGGTTTGCTGTTGACAGTATTAGTGGACAATGGGATTACATTGAATCAGTCTTATTCGGATATGCTTCAGGCAAAGTAATTGAAAGTTTCTACCGTTACTTCCTGATTATGAACGACAAGGTAATTGCTCATTATCACGAGTGGATGACCGGATCTGGTGCATTATATCTGAATAAAGCTTTGCCTCAGGTTGGTACAATTTTCACAACTCATGCAACTGTTGTAGGAAGATCACTTGCAGGCAATGGATATGCGTTCTACGATAGTCTAACCGAATTTGACGGTGATACAAAAGCGCAGGATTTGCATATTGTGGCAAAACACTCAATGGAAAAGAAAACAGCGGTTAATGTCGATTGTTTTACTACAGTTTCTGATATTACAGCCAGGGAATGTAAACAGTTTCTGACTCGCGAAGTAAACGTTGTTACTCCCAATGGTTTTGAAGAAGATTTCGTTCCGAAAGGAGAAGCTTTTGATCAGAAAAGAACGATTGCTCGTAATAAACTGAAAGAGGTTGCAGAAGCTCTGTTGGGTTATGAACTATCTGCAGATGCCATGTTTATAGCTAATAGCGGCCGCTATGAGTTTAAGAACAAAGGTATTGATGTATTCATGGATACACTTCAGAAGCTGAACGAACCTCAGGCATTGGATCGTGAAGTAGTTGCTTTTGTGTTGATTCCAGCAAACACCTATGGTCCTCGAAAAGACTTAATTGAGAAATTGGAAAGCAAGGACAAAAACCATTTACTTGACAATCCTTTTTTAACCCATGGACTGAACGATCTGGGTTATGACCCTATCATCAATAAAATACAGGACACTCACCTTAATAATGAACAGGGAGATAAGGTTAAGCTGATATTTGTTCCTTCATATCTCAAAGGTGATGATGGTATTTTCAATATGCCATACTACGATCTTTTGATAGGGATGGATTTAACCGTTTTTCCTTCTTATTACGAACCTTGGGGATATACTCCGGTTGAAAGTCTTGCATTTCAGATCCCAACCATTACTACTGACCTTGCCGGATTTGGATTATACGCAAGTAAATTATCAAAAAGTATTACCGAAGGTGTTGCTGTTCTTCATCGTGATGATTCAAACCATTACGAAATTGTGAATGCCACTGCAGAAGTAATTAAGCAATATGCAAAACTAGGTAGTGATGAAGTTGCAGTAAGCAGAAGCAAAGCGAATGACATAGCAGATTCGGTTGCTTGGGATGCATTAATAAAGCATTACTACAATGCTTTTGACATTGCATTAAAAGCTGTTGAGAGTAGAAAAGATTCGATTAGTCCACTTCAAAAAGATGCAAGAATCAGAACTAAACCTCAACCATCATCTCAGCCAAAGTGGAAAAAGATTATCGTTAAGTCTAAACTGCCTGAGTCTCTTGCTCCTCTTCAGGAGTTAAGTCACAACTTATGGTGGTCGTGGAATTATCAGGCAACAGAACTTTACGAAGAAATTGATGGTGAGCTTTGGGTTGAAGTCAAGAAAAATCCGATGCTGCTGCTTGAAAAAGTACCATATGACAGACTAAGTACTTTAGCAAAAGATGAGCAGTATGTTAAAAAAGTAAGTAAGGTATACTCCATGTTTAAAAATTATATGGAAAGACCTTATTGCGGAAGTCCATCTATTTCGTACTTCAGTATGGAATATGGAATCAATGACATCCTGAAAATTTATTCTGGTGGATTGGGTGTTTTAGCCGGAGATTACCTGAAAGAAGCAAGTGATTGTGCTGTAAATATGGTAGCTGTTGGTTTATTATATAGGTATGGATATTTTAAACAAGCCCTATCTCTAAGTGGTGAGCAGATGGCACTTTATGATGCTCAGGAATTTTCCAGCCTGCCTTTAGACGAAGTTCGAAAAAGTGATGGTTCATTAGTAGAGGTTGCCCTTAATATGCCTGGTCGTACTGTTTATGCCAAGGTATGGAAGGCAATGGTTGGCCGTATCCCTTTATATTTACTGGATACAGACGTTGCTAAAAACAATCAGCAGGACAAAGACATCACTCATAGCCTGTATGGAGGTGATTGGGAAAACCGCCTAAAACAAGAGATATTATTGGGCATGGGCGGAATGCGCATGTTAAATGAACTTGGTATTAATAATCAGGTTTACCACTGTAACGAAGGTCACGCTGCTCTTATCAACATTCAGCGAATGATTGATTTAATTGAAAGTAAGTTCACTTACAATGAAGCAATGGAGCTGGTTCGTGCCTCATCATTGTTTACTACCCATACGCCTGTGCCTGCAGGACACGATAAATTTGATGAGGATCTGTTACGTGTGTATATGCGTCACATCCCTGAAAAACTTAATGTTTCGTGGGATGATTTCATGGATCTGGGACGAGAAAACCCTGGTGATAAAGGTGAGAAATTCAGCATGAGTAACCTGGCTGCCAAAACATCTCAGGAGATGAATGGCGTTAGCTGGTTGCATGGTGAAGTATCTAAAGATATGTTCCAAAATCTGTGGAAAGGATTTTACCCACAGGAACTTCATATTGGATATGTAACCAATGGAGTGCATTACGGAACATGGACTGCCAAAGATATGAGGGTATTTTACGAGACTCAGTTTGATGATGACTTCATGACTGATCTTGCCAATAAAAAATACTGGGAACATATTCAGAGTTTATCCGACGGTAAAATATGGTCGATACGAAAAGTTCTTAAGAAAAAACTGATTGATTATATTAAAGACCGTACATACGAAAACTTATCTACCACACATTCCGATCCATCTACTATTTACGAGGTAATGGAGAAGTTGAATGAAAACTCTTTAACCATAGGTTTTGCACGCCGATTTGCCACTTACAAAAGGGCTCACCTGTTATTTACTGATACAGAAAGATTAGCCCGTATTGTTAATAATCCTGATCGTCCGGTTCAGTTTATATTCTCAGGTAAAGCACACCCGGCTGATGGTGGTGGTCAATCTTTGATCAAGCACATTGTTGAAATATCCCGTCGCCCTGAGTTCATTGGAAAAATTGTTTTCCTTGAAAACTATGACATGGATATGGCTAAACGTTTGGTTAGTGGTGTTGATGTATGGTTAAATACTCCTACCCGTCCATTGGAAGCATCCGGCACATCAGGACAGAAAGCCGAAATGAATGGTGTACTTAACTTCAGTGTGTTAGACGGATGGTGGTACGAAGGATATCGCGAAAATGCTGGATGGGCGCTTACTGACAAACGCACATACGAGAACCAGAATTATCAGGATGAATTGGATGCAGCAGTAATTTACAGTATCCTTGAAAACGAGTTGATACCTGCTTATTACGAACAGGATGAAAACGGAATTTCTGCCAAATGGATGCAATATGTGAAGAATTCAATCTCATCCATTGCACCTGACTATACTACCAAACGTATGATGGATGATTACCGTAGTCGTTTTTACGATCCAATGGGTAAACGTCTGAAGACTCTGGCTGAAGATGATTATAAGATTGCTCGTGAACTGGCAGCATGGAAGCGTAAGGTATTATTAAACTGGGATCATGTTGATGTACTTGAAATTGATTTGCCCGATATAGGTCGTCAGGAACTTGGAATTGGTGAAGAATATTCTATTCACGTAGCAATAGATCTTAAACAGTTGTATGGCATTGATGTTGGATTGGAGATGGTTGTTGTTGATGGGAATGATGATGCAAGTTCCAAATCGGTTCATACACATGCTTTCGACCTGGTTAAAGAGGAAGGAACAAAAATTCATTATCAACTTAGACACACCCTTAATTTACCGGGAGTATTCAAGTTTGGCATTCGAATGTTTCCAACCCATGAACATCTGCCACACAGGCAAGATTTTAGTATTATGCGATGGTTATAA
- a CDS encoding alpha-amylase family glycosyl hydrolase, with translation MSTPNLIKTDPWLEPHASEIIRRHEKFVHKLDEINEMYGGLKHFASRYEWMGLHSENGEWVLREWAPNATAIYLIGEFTSWNPKPGFQFIRKDKGIWELFIPAHILSHKDHFKLHVFWEGGDGHRIPSYAKRVIQDEATKGFDAQVWCPEQEYVWSDSKFKIQSDDFHPLIYEAHVGMASEEEKVASFTEFTANVLPHIKSLGYNTIQLMAIQEHPYYGSFGYHVSNFFAVSSRFGTPEELKELINTAHNMGIAVIMDIVHSHSVKNELEGLSNFDGDRTQYFDQYDHPAWDSRCFNYGKEEVLAFLLSNCRYWIEEFHFDGFRFDGVTSMIYHDHGLGKDFTGYDDYFHGVSSEDALCYLTLANQLIHDVKPYAISIAEEMSGYPGLAGKIEEGGIGFDYRLSMGVPDFWIKLIKEQADENWNVGQIYHELSQHRVEEHTISYAESHDQALVGDKTIIFRLADKEMYEHMSTHWRNLVIDRAMALHKMIRLITLGTASGGYLNFMGNEFGHPEWIDFPREGNGFSFKYARRQWSLVKNSDLRFKQLNDFDEVAINLFASEKVLDKYLEHRFDYGPDQILAFSRGDYLFVFNFNPVQSFTGYGIPINAGKYKVVFTTDDDRFGGFNRIEKGQMYYSQAIANGQHHLLLYLPARMALVIKKQEIKSVY, from the coding sequence ATGTCCACACCCAACCTCATAAAAACCGATCCATGGCTTGAGCCACATGCAAGTGAGATTATCAGACGTCATGAAAAGTTTGTTCATAAACTGGATGAGATAAATGAAATGTATGGTGGTCTTAAACACTTTGCATCCCGCTATGAGTGGATGGGACTTCACTCAGAAAATGGAGAATGGGTACTGAGGGAATGGGCACCTAATGCAACTGCAATTTATCTGATTGGTGAATTTACCAGTTGGAATCCCAAACCGGGATTTCAGTTTATCAGGAAGGATAAAGGAATATGGGAATTGTTTATTCCTGCCCATATTCTGTCGCATAAAGATCATTTTAAATTGCATGTTTTTTGGGAAGGCGGTGACGGACATCGTATTCCTTCCTATGCAAAAAGAGTAATACAGGATGAAGCAACCAAAGGATTTGATGCTCAGGTTTGGTGTCCCGAACAAGAGTATGTCTGGTCTGATTCTAAATTTAAGATTCAGTCTGACGATTTTCATCCATTAATATATGAAGCACATGTTGGAATGGCTTCTGAGGAAGAAAAGGTTGCTTCATTCACCGAATTTACCGCAAATGTATTGCCGCATATCAAATCGCTTGGTTATAACACCATTCAGTTAATGGCCATACAGGAGCATCCGTATTATGGAAGTTTTGGATATCATGTGTCCAATTTTTTTGCTGTCAGTTCAAGGTTTGGTACACCTGAAGAACTAAAAGAGTTGATTAATACAGCTCATAATATGGGGATTGCTGTTATAATGGATATTGTGCATTCGCACTCGGTGAAAAATGAGTTGGAAGGATTAAGTAATTTTGATGGCGACCGTACCCAATATTTCGATCAGTACGACCATCCGGCTTGGGATTCAAGATGCTTCAATTATGGTAAAGAAGAAGTTTTAGCCTTTCTGTTATCAAACTGCAGGTACTGGATTGAAGAATTTCATTTTGATGGTTTTCGTTTCGATGGAGTTACCAGTATGATTTATCACGACCATGGTTTGGGTAAGGATTTTACAGGATACGATGATTATTTTCATGGGGTATCCAGTGAAGATGCACTTTGTTATCTCACTCTGGCCAATCAACTTATTCATGATGTAAAACCATATGCAATCAGCATTGCTGAGGAGATGAGTGGTTATCCGGGTTTAGCGGGTAAGATTGAGGAAGGAGGAATCGGTTTTGATTACCGTCTTTCGATGGGAGTACCTGATTTTTGGATAAAACTGATAAAGGAACAGGCTGACGAAAACTGGAATGTCGGGCAAATTTATCATGAGTTAAGCCAGCATAGGGTAGAGGAGCATACCATCAGTTATGCCGAATCGCACGACCAGGCCTTGGTGGGCGATAAAACCATTATTTTCAGGCTGGCAGATAAGGAAATGTATGAACACATGTCAACCCATTGGAGAAATCTTGTGATTGACAGGGCAATGGCATTGCATAAAATGATTCGCCTGATAACTTTAGGCACAGCCTCGGGCGGATATCTTAATTTTATGGGTAATGAATTTGGTCATCCCGAATGGATAGATTTTCCAAGAGAAGGAAATGGTTTTTCATTTAAGTACGCACGTCGTCAATGGTCGTTGGTGAAAAATTCCGATTTACGATTCAAGCAGTTGAATGATTTTGATGAGGTAGCTATAAACCTCTTTGCTTCAGAAAAAGTTCTCGATAAATATTTGGAACATCGTTTTGACTATGGACCAGATCAGATATTGGCCTTTTCAAGAGGTGATTACTTATTTGTTTTTAATTTTAATCCGGTTCAGTCATTTACAGGTTATGGTATACCCATAAATGCCGGTAAATATAAAGTTGTATTTACTACTGATGATGATCGATTTGGTGGTTTTAACCGAATAGAAAAAGGGCAGATGTATTACAGTCAGGCAATTGCCAATGGACAACATCATTTGTTATTGTATTTGCCTGCCCGAATGGCTTTAGTGATTAAAAAACAGGAAATAAAGAGTGTTTATTAG
- a CDS encoding DUF2809 domain-containing protein: MKLFTKPRLIYLFSTLALILFGLFIRSEYITIPEEIEPYIGDIIWGAMVYCFFGALLPKVALIKRLLIALLFSYLIEFSQLMKYDWIETLRSYKIIALVIGYDYSTSDLICYSIGIGTAYIVNRKFMRNILP; encoded by the coding sequence ATGAAATTATTCACAAAGCCAAGACTAATATATCTCTTCTCAACTTTAGCACTAATATTATTCGGATTGTTTATAAGATCAGAATATATAACTATCCCTGAAGAGATTGAACCCTATATTGGAGATATTATTTGGGGAGCAATGGTATATTGTTTTTTCGGGGCATTGTTACCCAAAGTAGCACTAATTAAACGTTTACTGATTGCATTGCTTTTTTCTTATCTCATCGAATTCTCTCAATTAATGAAATACGATTGGATAGAAACGCTTCGCAGCTATAAAATAATTGCTTTGGTAATTGGTTATGATTATTCAACAAGCGATTTGATTTGTTATTCTATTGGTATTGGAACAGCTTACATTGTTAACAGAAAATTCATGAGGAACATTCTACCCTAA
- the ybaK gene encoding Cys-tRNA(Pro) deacylase has product MKKTNAIRLLDKQKIKYETVEYAVDETDLSAPTVASKLGQNVEQVFKTLVLRGDKTGIFVCVIPGNDEVDLKKAAKISGNKKVEMIQMKELLPLTGYIRGGCTPIGMKKPYPNYIHHSCLDFDFIFISAGQRGMQIKLNPQDLIDFTRMKVGELI; this is encoded by the coding sequence ATGAAAAAGACCAACGCGATTCGGTTACTTGATAAGCAAAAGATAAAATACGAAACAGTTGAATATGCTGTTGATGAAACAGATTTAAGTGCTCCGACAGTTGCTTCTAAATTGGGGCAGAATGTAGAACAGGTTTTTAAAACACTGGTTTTACGGGGTGATAAAACAGGAATTTTTGTTTGTGTAATTCCAGGGAATGATGAGGTGGATTTAAAGAAAGCTGCAAAAATTTCGGGTAATAAAAAAGTAGAAATGATTCAGATGAAGGAGTTGCTGCCTCTTACCGGATATATTAGAGGAGGATGTACACCTATTGGCATGAAAAAACCTTATCCAAATTATATTCATCATTCGTGTTTAGATTTTGATTTCATCTTTATCAGTGCAGGCCAACGGGGGATGCAGATCAAACTTAACCCCCAAGATTTAATTGACTTTACACGAATGAAAGTAGGTGAATTAATTTAG
- a CDS encoding M14 family metallopeptidase: MKNILLVLLVMIGHHIMAQNEQHKIEVPLRFDFYYNYDEVTEALKALHQAYPKLTSLDVVGQSEEGRDIYALTINNEATGKESDKPGIYVDGNIHGNEIQAGEVCLYYANMLLTKYNENERIKKVVDKNVHYIVPVVNVDGRAHFFNDANTMHSSRSLRVPRDDDKDGLLDEDTYDDLDGDGSICQMRIHDPFGKYKTDPEDERLMVRVKPGEKGEWTLLGSEGIDNDGDGRFNEDAEGYLDPNRNWGYRWNPNYIERGSGLYPLSGVGLKALSDYVMKRPNIIMAFMFHNYGGMWLRGPAVKDETLAPVDVKLYDYLGQNAEKMTPGYRYMPSWELYPTTGDYGEFMYNICGAYTFVGELFMGSQETYRKDITKPEEDRDESNREKLKFNDHLGLGELYKPWVKFNHPQYGEIEIGGWIKMSNRLPHPFMLNDLVHRNASVILFAAEQTPEVTMDVFDVQKLDGKLKRVRVRLTNAKGMPSLTGISVKEKLFPQDQLTIKGAKVITGGQITNLLLDDVKYKEYKPDIQFVTVPGFDKKEYEFIVEGSGKMTIEYNSVKAGKLSKTITL; encoded by the coding sequence ATGAAGAATATACTTTTAGTTTTATTGGTGATGATAGGTCATCACATAATGGCACAAAATGAACAACATAAGATTGAAGTGCCGTTACGTTTCGATTTTTACTACAACTATGATGAAGTAACGGAAGCGTTAAAAGCATTGCATCAGGCCTATCCTAAATTAACATCGCTTGATGTGGTGGGACAAAGTGAAGAGGGGCGTGATATTTATGCCTTAACTATTAATAATGAGGCCACCGGAAAAGAGTCGGATAAACCGGGTATCTATGTGGATGGTAATATTCATGGTAATGAAATTCAGGCAGGTGAGGTTTGTTTGTATTACGCCAATATGTTGTTGACTAAGTACAACGAAAATGAACGAATCAAAAAAGTGGTTGATAAAAATGTTCATTACATAGTACCCGTTGTAAACGTTGATGGAAGGGCTCATTTCTTTAATGATGCCAATACCATGCATAGTAGCCGGAGCCTGCGCGTTCCACGCGATGATGATAAAGATGGATTATTGGATGAAGACACCTACGATGATCTGGATGGAGACGGAAGCATTTGCCAGATGAGGATACACGATCCATTTGGGAAATATAAAACAGACCCTGAAGATGAACGTCTGATGGTACGGGTTAAGCCGGGTGAAAAAGGTGAATGGACTTTGTTAGGTAGTGAAGGGATCGATAATGACGGAGACGGCAGATTTAACGAAGATGCAGAAGGGTATCTTGATCCAAACCGTAACTGGGGATATCGCTGGAATCCGAATTATATTGAGAGAGGTTCAGGTTTGTATCCATTGTCAGGTGTTGGATTAAAGGCCTTGTCTGATTATGTGATGAAACGACCCAATATCATTATGGCATTTATGTTCCATAATTATGGTGGTATGTGGCTTCGTGGCCCTGCAGTAAAGGATGAAACACTTGCTCCGGTTGATGTTAAACTTTACGATTACCTTGGCCAGAATGCTGAAAAGATGACGCCCGGATATCGATATATGCCTTCATGGGAATTGTATCCAACAACTGGTGATTACGGAGAGTTCATGTATAATATTTGTGGCGCTTACACATTTGTTGGAGAGTTGTTCATGGGTTCGCAGGAAACATACCGAAAAGATATCACAAAACCAGAGGAGGACAGAGATGAATCAAACAGGGAAAAATTAAAATTTAACGACCATCTTGGTTTAGGTGAATTATACAAACCCTGGGTTAAATTTAATCATCCTCAATACGGTGAGATTGAAATTGGAGGTTGGATTAAGATGAGTAACCGTTTGCCACATCCTTTTATGCTCAATGATCTGGTGCATCGAAATGCTTCAGTTATTTTATTTGCTGCTGAGCAAACACCAGAAGTTACGATGGATGTTTTTGATGTTCAAAAGCTGGATGGTAAGTTGAAGAGAGTACGTGTGAGATTAACTAATGCTAAAGGGATGCCTAGCTTAACAGGTATTTCGGTTAAAGAAAAACTTTTCCCTCAAGACCAGCTTACGATCAAGGGAGCAAAGGTGATCACCGGTGGTCAGATCACTAATTTATTGCTGGATGATGTGAAGTATAAAGAATATAAGCCTGATATTCAGTTTGTGACAGTACCTGGGTTTGATAAAAAAGAATATGAATTTATTGTTGAAGGAAGTGGGAAGATGACCATTGAATACAATTCAGTGAAGGCTGGAAAATTAAGCAAAACTATTACGCTGTAG